Proteins encoded within one genomic window of Callithrix jacchus isolate 240 chromosome 11, calJac240_pri, whole genome shotgun sequence:
- the LOC144578228 gene encoding uncharacterized protein LOC144578228: MQPFSLQQTAREIQVSLSIPVSALGWQLPTLSQSRPQGRDTARGPASPSLEGQGQSEGLCSLQVQHVLCLISSAASSPAAGHRHRRSGTVFLAEARTPGPLCGCAGCQVAALLSAELRADPPSQPLGPRAQARLSAPPFPPQRGLRGAPMRAWSLRQATAAWESWALQFLVQVFPASRLTLFSSPGIPPPHKELCNQHHACHRFASLSSLLGGEPGNPGLWLRSAAPLPCLPCCPVGPGSSFPELIT, from the exons ATGCAACCATTCAGTCTACAGCAGACAGCAAGGGAGATCCAGG tgagCCTGAGTATACCGGTCAGTGCACTTGGCTGGCAGCTGCCAACACTGTCACAGTCTCGGCCACAGGGCAGGGACACAGCCCGGGGACCCGCAAGTCCGAGCCTGGAGGGACAGGGGCAGTCTGAGGGCCTGTGCAGCCTGCAGGTCCAGCACGTCCTGTGTCTGATTTCCTCGGCTGCCTCCTCACCAGCTGCCGGTCACCGTCATCGTCGGTCAGGCACAGTCTTTCTCGCGGAGGCTAGGACGCCCGGGCCGCTGTGCGGGTGCGCGGGATGTCAGGTGGCGGCGTTGCTCAGCGCGGAGCTGCGGGCGGATCCCCCCTCCCAGCCCTTGGGGCCGCGCGCCCAGGCCCGGCTGTCTGCGCCTCCGTTCCCGCCGCAAAGGGGGCTGCGCGGAGCCCCTATGCGCGCCTGGAGCCTGCGCCAGGCAACTGCGGCCTGGGAAAGCTGGGCGCTCCAG TTTCTGGTCCAGGTTTTTCCTGCTTCAAGGCTAACACTGTTCTCTAGTCCTGGAATACCTCCTCCCCATAAGGAACTCTGCAA CCAGCACCACGCATGTCATCGTTTTGCCAGCCTGTCTTCCCTGCTGGGTGGAGAACCTGGGAACCCAGGGCTGTGGCTCCGGTCCGCTGCCCCGCTGCCGTGTCTGCCGTGCTGTCCTGTCGGCCCTGGATCTTCGTTTCCTGAATTAATTACGTAA